A portion of the Manduca sexta isolate Smith_Timp_Sample1 chromosome 20, JHU_Msex_v1.0, whole genome shotgun sequence genome contains these proteins:
- the LOC115445596 gene encoding protein draper isoform X1 — MWMKICTVLVLAGAATALLEGPNVCTRQEPYTTTIRVSQQQPYQVKEYSWCLNVPPRCTKYKIKFKQVFKTEALVKYRPVEECCSGYAPDAQGEQCVPVCADACVHGKCVAPNTCSCAHGYGGPACDISCPDGKWGRNCQNECRCLNGGTCEPLSGECACAAGWRGDACERPCSPPRYGDACAETCRCRNNATCHHASGACSCPPGFTGPLCEEVCPVPHVACPQNCRCQNNGTCHILSGECECTAGWTGEVCANKCPAGRWGDSCENICQCANGASCHHVTGRCQCEAGFIGEKCLDICPVGTYGVECSKKCLCEHGGECNPRDGSCACRPGWAGDRCERRACADGKWGPHCEHDCDCNPETTEMCDPWSGACSCVAGWGGDACARQCPMLTYGKGCRYTCRCENNGHCSPINGSCLCAPGYRGLRCEEPCPAPYYGDNCADKCDCHNNATCSHETGICECKPGFFGLNCDRPCDGKTFGAYCRQQCQCENDAPCNPVTGACVCGAGYRGARCERRCAAGWFGQQCATRCDCGAHAAGCHHVTGQCLCDPPWRGLPRKRVRCESQCPAGRFGSDCSERCPCGNNASCDALSGRCVCAAGWTGAACDQPCPPGHYGAACLQRCPPPPDGTNSTCDPVTGKYTCPSGYTGDTCEFPCPLGSYGLNCAQKCDCKNGADCHHVTGECQCVPGWRGRRCAEACGAGWWGAACSQPCRCARGAACRASDGYCRCPPGYTGHYCTQFCPEGYFGDHCMEACNCSSTGNWACDPIQGCVCQRGFIGDNCDVHAKDAIVIGKASAGSTNSGLVAVMIILALLCAAAAVLVLLYYRNRVRNLKREIAHVHYTADPNSQPEQQHFDNPVYSFQSSTRSDDSATLLNNATQFVNNLGPSKLSNTAMEKLRMQSSSSSDTYDPLSSLKNKDADANNPNLYQYVDDNKLDHVYDEIKHKEGYEMEYDHLNYTPPANKWKPHYHRMANGFTTPNTQSTSESREDTPTPTPPIPPLPKLTVAPIPPSRDTGSAGYPSLPLTAPAPPSREEQPLNVPTPPRRENDSNDEEESPTP; from the exons ATGTGGATGAAGATCTGTACGGTGTTGGTGCTGGCGGGGGCAGCTACAGCGCTTTTAGAAGGGCCTAATGTTTGTACCAGACAAGAAcc ATATACAACAACAATAAGGGTATCCCAGCAACAGCCTTATCAAGTAAAGGAGTATTCGTGGTGCTTAAATGTTCCGCCGCGTTGtacaaagtacaaaataaaatttaaacaagtgTTTAAAACGGAAGCGTTGGTGAAGTACAGACCGGTGGAGGAGTGTTGCTCGGGGTATGCGCCGGACGCGCAGGGCGAGCAGTGCGTGCCGGTGTGCGCCGACGCATGCGTGCACGGCAAGTGCGTCGCGCCCAACACGTGCTCCTGCGCGCACGGCTACGGCGGACCCGCCTGCGACATAT CGTGTCCCGATGGCAAGTGGGGTCGTAACTGTCAGAACGAGTGTCGCTGCCTGAACGGGGGCACGTGCGAGCCGCTGTCGGGcgagtgcgcgtgcgcagcgggATGGCGCGGCGATGCGTGCGAACGGCCGTGCTCGCCGCCCAGGTACGGCGACGCGTGCGCCGAGACCTGCCGCTGTCGCAACAACGCCACCTGCCACCACGCCAGCGGCGCCTGCTCCTGTCCGCCAGGGTTCACCGGACCGCT CTGCGAAGAAGTATGTCCAGTTCCTCATGTAGCGTGTCCACAAAACTGTCGCTGTCAAAACAACGGCACTTGTCATATATTATCTGGCGAATGTGAATGCACTGCTGGATGGACTGGCGAAGTGTGTGCCAATAA ATGTCCTGCGGGCAGATGGGGAGACTCATGTGAAAACATTTGTCAATGTGCCAATGGTGCCAGTTGTCATCATGTTACCGGGCGCTGTCAATGTGAAGCTGGATTTATCGGTGAGAAG TGCCTAGACATCTGTCCGGTGGGTACGTACGGCGTGGAGTGTTCTAAGAAATGCTTGTGTGAGCACGGCGGCGAGTGTAATCCGCGAGACGGCTCCTGCGCATGCCGGCCCGGCTGGGCGGGCGACCGCTGCGAGCGACGCGCCTGCGCCGACGGCAAGTGGGGGCCGCACTGCGAACACGACTGCGACTGCAACCCGGAAACTACTGAAAT gTGCGACCCGTGGTCGGGCGCGTGCTCGTGCGTGGCGGGGTGGGGCGGCGACGCGTGCGCGCGGCAGTGCCCGATGCTCACCTACGGCAAGGGCTGCCGCTACACCTGCCGCTGCGAGAACAACGGCCACTGCTCGCCGATTAACg GATCTTGCCTGTGTGCGCCGGGGTACCGCGGGCTGCGCTGCGAGGAGCCGTGTCCCGCGCCATACTACGGCGACAACTGCGCCGACAAATGCGACTGCCACAACAACGCCACCTGCTCGCATGAAACCGGAATTTGCGAATGTAAACCGGG CTTTTTCGGGTTAAACTGTGATCGACCATGCGACGGCAAGACCTTCGGCGCATACTGCAGGCAGCAATGTCAATGTGAAAACGATGCACCTTGTAATCCCGTCACTG GCGCGTGCGTGTGCGGCGCGGGGTACCGCGGCGCGCGCTGCGAGCGGCGGTGCGCGGCGGGCTGGTTCGGGCAGCAGTGCGCGACGCGCTGCGACTgcggcgcgcacgccgccgGCTGCCACCACGTCACCGGACAGTGCCTCTGCGACCCGCCCTGGAGAG GTCTGCCTAGGAAAC GCGTGCGGTGCGAGAGTCAGTGCCCGGCGGGGCGGTTCGGCTCGGACTGCTCGGAGCGCTGTCCGTGCGGCAACAACGCCTCCTGCGACGCGCTCTCCGGGCGCTGCGTGTGCGCCGCGGGCTGGACCGGCGCCGCCTGCGACCAGCCCTGTCCGCCCGGACACTACGGCGCCGCCTGTCTGCAGCGCTGCCCGCCGCCGCCAGACG gTACGAACAGCACTTGTGACCCGGTGACCGGCAAGTACACCTGTCCCAGCGGGTACACGGGCGACACGTGCGAGTTCCCGTGTCCGCTCGGCAGCTACGGGTTGAACTGCGCACAGAAATGCGACTGCAAGAACGGCGCCGACTGCCACCATGTTACGG GCGAGTGCCAGTGCGTGCCGGGCTGGCGCGGGCGGCGCTGCGCGGAGGCGTGCGGCGCGGGCTGGTGGGGCGCGGCGTGCTCGCAGCCCTGCCGCTGCGCGCGCGGCGCCGCCTGCCGCGCCAGCGACGGCTACTGCCGCTGCCCGCCCGGCTACACCGGACACTACTGCACGCAGT TCTGTCCGGAAGGCTACTTCGGTGACCACTGTATGGAGGCGTGCAACTGTTCGTCGACGGGCAACTGGGCGTGCGACCCGATACAGGGCTGCGTTTGTCAGCGCGGGTTCATCGGTGATAACTGCGACGTGCACGCCAAGGACGCCATCGTCATCGGAAAAGCATCTG CAGGTTCGACGAACAGCGGGCTGGTGGCAGTGATGATAATCCTGGCGCTGCTGTGCGCCGCCGCGGCCGTGCTCGTGCTGCTCTACTACCGCAACCGCGTGCGCAACCTCAAGCGAGAGATCGCGCACGTGCACTACACCGCCGACCCCAACTCGCAACCCG AGCAACAGCACTTTGACAACCCGGTATACTCGTTCCAAAGTTCGACGCGTAGTGACGACTCGGCCACACTGCTCAACAACGCGACACAGTTCGTTAACAATCTCGGCCCGAGTAAACTAAGCAACACCGCTATGGAGAAACTGAGAATGCAATCCTCGAGCTCTAGCGATA cTTATGACCCACTATCGTCGCTGAAGAATAAGGACGCAGATGCAAATAATCCAAATTTGTATCAATATGTTGATGATAACAAATTGGACCACGTTTACGACGAAATCAAACATAAGGAGGGATAtg AAATGGAATACGACCATCTGAACTACACACCGCCCGCTAACAAGTGGAAGCCGCATTATCACAGGATGGCGAACGGATTTACCACGCCCAACACGCAGTCGACTTCAGAGTCTCGCGAGGACACCCCCACCCCTACGCCACCCATTCCCCCACTGCCCAAGCTAACAGTGGCCCCTATTCCCCCTAGCAGGGACACCGGGAGCGCAGGCTACCCCTCACTTCCCCTCACCGCCCCTGCCCCTCCGAGCAGAGAGGAACAGCCCCTCAACGTACCCACTCCTCCCCGCAGAGAAAACGACTCCAACGACGAGGAGGAATCTCCAACACCGTGA
- the LOC115445596 gene encoding protein draper isoform X3: MWMKICTVLVLAGAATALLEGPNVCTRQEPYTTTIRVSQQQPYQVKEYSWCLNVPPRCTKYKIKFKQVFKTEALVKYRPVEECCSGYAPDAQGEQCVPVCADACVHGKCVAPNTCSCAHGYGGPACDISCPDGKWGRNCQNECRCLNGGTCEPLSGECACAAGWRGDACERPCSPPRYGDACAETCRCRNNATCHHASGACSCPPGFTGPLCEEVCPVPHVACPQNCRCQNNGTCHILSGECECTAGWTGEVCANKCPAGRWGDSCENICQCANGASCHHVTGRCQCEAGFIGEKCLDICPVGTYGVECSKKCLCEHGGECNPRDGSCACRPGWAGDRCERRACADGKWGPHCEHDCDCNPETTEMCDPWSGACSCVAGWGGDACARQCPMLTYGKGCRYTCRCENNGHCSPINGSCLCAPGYRGLRCEEPCPAPYYGDNCADKCDCHNNATCSHETGICECKPGFFGLNCDRPCDGKTFGAYCRQQCQCENDAPCNPVTGACVCGAGYRGARCERRCAAGWFGQQCATRCDCGAHAAGCHHVTGQCLCDPPWRGVRCESQCPAGRFGSDCSERCPCGNNASCDALSGRCVCAAGWTGAACDQPCPPGHYGAACLQRCPPPPDGTNSTCDPVTGKYTCPSGYTGDTCEFPCPLGSYGLNCAQKCDCKNGADCHHVTGECQCVPGWRGRRCAEACGAGWWGAACSQPCRCARGAACRASDGYCRCPPGYTGHYCTQFCPEGYFGDHCMEACNCSSTGNWACDPIQGCVCQRGFIGDNCDVHAKDAIVIGKASAGSTNSGLVAVMIILALLCAAAAVLVLLYYRNRVRNLKREIAHVHYTADPNSQPEQQHFDNPVYSFQSSTRSDDSATLLNNATQFVNNLGPSKLSNTAMEKLRMQSSSSSDTYDPLSSLKNKDADANNPNLYQYVDDNKLDHVYDEIKHKEGYEMEYDHLNYTPPANKWKPHYHRMANGFTTPNTQSTSESREDTPTPTPPIPPLPKLTVAPIPPSRDTGSAGYPSLPLTAPAPPSREEQPLNVPTPPRRENDSNDEEESPTP, from the exons ATGTGGATGAAGATCTGTACGGTGTTGGTGCTGGCGGGGGCAGCTACAGCGCTTTTAGAAGGGCCTAATGTTTGTACCAGACAAGAAcc ATATACAACAACAATAAGGGTATCCCAGCAACAGCCTTATCAAGTAAAGGAGTATTCGTGGTGCTTAAATGTTCCGCCGCGTTGtacaaagtacaaaataaaatttaaacaagtgTTTAAAACGGAAGCGTTGGTGAAGTACAGACCGGTGGAGGAGTGTTGCTCGGGGTATGCGCCGGACGCGCAGGGCGAGCAGTGCGTGCCGGTGTGCGCCGACGCATGCGTGCACGGCAAGTGCGTCGCGCCCAACACGTGCTCCTGCGCGCACGGCTACGGCGGACCCGCCTGCGACATAT CGTGTCCCGATGGCAAGTGGGGTCGTAACTGTCAGAACGAGTGTCGCTGCCTGAACGGGGGCACGTGCGAGCCGCTGTCGGGcgagtgcgcgtgcgcagcgggATGGCGCGGCGATGCGTGCGAACGGCCGTGCTCGCCGCCCAGGTACGGCGACGCGTGCGCCGAGACCTGCCGCTGTCGCAACAACGCCACCTGCCACCACGCCAGCGGCGCCTGCTCCTGTCCGCCAGGGTTCACCGGACCGCT CTGCGAAGAAGTATGTCCAGTTCCTCATGTAGCGTGTCCACAAAACTGTCGCTGTCAAAACAACGGCACTTGTCATATATTATCTGGCGAATGTGAATGCACTGCTGGATGGACTGGCGAAGTGTGTGCCAATAA ATGTCCTGCGGGCAGATGGGGAGACTCATGTGAAAACATTTGTCAATGTGCCAATGGTGCCAGTTGTCATCATGTTACCGGGCGCTGTCAATGTGAAGCTGGATTTATCGGTGAGAAG TGCCTAGACATCTGTCCGGTGGGTACGTACGGCGTGGAGTGTTCTAAGAAATGCTTGTGTGAGCACGGCGGCGAGTGTAATCCGCGAGACGGCTCCTGCGCATGCCGGCCCGGCTGGGCGGGCGACCGCTGCGAGCGACGCGCCTGCGCCGACGGCAAGTGGGGGCCGCACTGCGAACACGACTGCGACTGCAACCCGGAAACTACTGAAAT gTGCGACCCGTGGTCGGGCGCGTGCTCGTGCGTGGCGGGGTGGGGCGGCGACGCGTGCGCGCGGCAGTGCCCGATGCTCACCTACGGCAAGGGCTGCCGCTACACCTGCCGCTGCGAGAACAACGGCCACTGCTCGCCGATTAACg GATCTTGCCTGTGTGCGCCGGGGTACCGCGGGCTGCGCTGCGAGGAGCCGTGTCCCGCGCCATACTACGGCGACAACTGCGCCGACAAATGCGACTGCCACAACAACGCCACCTGCTCGCATGAAACCGGAATTTGCGAATGTAAACCGGG CTTTTTCGGGTTAAACTGTGATCGACCATGCGACGGCAAGACCTTCGGCGCATACTGCAGGCAGCAATGTCAATGTGAAAACGATGCACCTTGTAATCCCGTCACTG GCGCGTGCGTGTGCGGCGCGGGGTACCGCGGCGCGCGCTGCGAGCGGCGGTGCGCGGCGGGCTGGTTCGGGCAGCAGTGCGCGACGCGCTGCGACTgcggcgcgcacgccgccgGCTGCCACCACGTCACCGGACAGTGCCTCTGCGACCCGCCCTGGAGAG GCGTGCGGTGCGAGAGTCAGTGCCCGGCGGGGCGGTTCGGCTCGGACTGCTCGGAGCGCTGTCCGTGCGGCAACAACGCCTCCTGCGACGCGCTCTCCGGGCGCTGCGTGTGCGCCGCGGGCTGGACCGGCGCCGCCTGCGACCAGCCCTGTCCGCCCGGACACTACGGCGCCGCCTGTCTGCAGCGCTGCCCGCCGCCGCCAGACG gTACGAACAGCACTTGTGACCCGGTGACCGGCAAGTACACCTGTCCCAGCGGGTACACGGGCGACACGTGCGAGTTCCCGTGTCCGCTCGGCAGCTACGGGTTGAACTGCGCACAGAAATGCGACTGCAAGAACGGCGCCGACTGCCACCATGTTACGG GCGAGTGCCAGTGCGTGCCGGGCTGGCGCGGGCGGCGCTGCGCGGAGGCGTGCGGCGCGGGCTGGTGGGGCGCGGCGTGCTCGCAGCCCTGCCGCTGCGCGCGCGGCGCCGCCTGCCGCGCCAGCGACGGCTACTGCCGCTGCCCGCCCGGCTACACCGGACACTACTGCACGCAGT TCTGTCCGGAAGGCTACTTCGGTGACCACTGTATGGAGGCGTGCAACTGTTCGTCGACGGGCAACTGGGCGTGCGACCCGATACAGGGCTGCGTTTGTCAGCGCGGGTTCATCGGTGATAACTGCGACGTGCACGCCAAGGACGCCATCGTCATCGGAAAAGCATCTG CAGGTTCGACGAACAGCGGGCTGGTGGCAGTGATGATAATCCTGGCGCTGCTGTGCGCCGCCGCGGCCGTGCTCGTGCTGCTCTACTACCGCAACCGCGTGCGCAACCTCAAGCGAGAGATCGCGCACGTGCACTACACCGCCGACCCCAACTCGCAACCCG AGCAACAGCACTTTGACAACCCGGTATACTCGTTCCAAAGTTCGACGCGTAGTGACGACTCGGCCACACTGCTCAACAACGCGACACAGTTCGTTAACAATCTCGGCCCGAGTAAACTAAGCAACACCGCTATGGAGAAACTGAGAATGCAATCCTCGAGCTCTAGCGATA cTTATGACCCACTATCGTCGCTGAAGAATAAGGACGCAGATGCAAATAATCCAAATTTGTATCAATATGTTGATGATAACAAATTGGACCACGTTTACGACGAAATCAAACATAAGGAGGGATAtg AAATGGAATACGACCATCTGAACTACACACCGCCCGCTAACAAGTGGAAGCCGCATTATCACAGGATGGCGAACGGATTTACCACGCCCAACACGCAGTCGACTTCAGAGTCTCGCGAGGACACCCCCACCCCTACGCCACCCATTCCCCCACTGCCCAAGCTAACAGTGGCCCCTATTCCCCCTAGCAGGGACACCGGGAGCGCAGGCTACCCCTCACTTCCCCTCACCGCCCCTGCCCCTCCGAGCAGAGAGGAACAGCCCCTCAACGTACCCACTCCTCCCCGCAGAGAAAACGACTCCAACGACGAGGAGGAATCTCCAACACCGTGA
- the LOC115445596 gene encoding protein draper isoform X4 codes for MWMKICTVLVLAGAATALLEGPNVCTRQEPYTTTIRVSQQQPYQVKEYSWCLNVPPRCTKYKIKFKQVFKTEALVKYRPVEECCSGYAPDAQGEQCVPVCADACVHGKCVAPNTCSCAHGYGGPACDISCPDGKWGRNCQNECRCLNGGTCEPLSGECACAAGWRGDACERPCSPPRYGDACAETCRCRNNATCHHASGACSCPPGFTGPLCEEVCPVPHVACPQNCRCQNNGTCHILSGECECTAGWTGEVCANKCPAGRWGDSCENICQCANGASCHHVTGRCQCEAGFIGEKCLDICPVGTYGVECSKKCLCEHGGECNPRDGSCACRPGWAGDRCERRACADGKWGPHCEHDCDCNPETTEMCDPWSGACSCVAGWGGDACARQCPMLTYGKGCRYTCRCENNGHCSPINGSCLCAPGYRGLRCEEPCPAPYYGDNCADKCDCHNNATCSHETGICECKPGFFGLNCDRPCDGKTFGAYCRQQCQCENDAPCNPVTGACVCGAGYRGARCERRCAAGWFGQQCATRCDCGAHAAGCHHVTGQCLCDPPWRGTNSTCDPVTGKYTCPSGYTGDTCEFPCPLGSYGLNCAQKCDCKNGADCHHVTGECQCVPGWRGRRCAEACGAGWWGAACSQPCRCARGAACRASDGYCRCPPGYTGHYCTQFCPEGYFGDHCMEACNCSSTGNWACDPIQGCVCQRGFIGDNCDVHAKDAIVIGKASAGSTNSGLVAVMIILALLCAAAAVLVLLYYRNRVRNLKREIAHVHYTADPNSQPEQQHFDNPVYSFQSSTRSDDSATLLNNATQFVNNLGPSKLSNTAMEKLRMQSSSSSDTYDPLSSLKNKDADANNPNLYQYVDDNKLDHVYDEIKHKEGYEMEYDHLNYTPPANKWKPHYHRMANGFTTPNTQSTSESREDTPTPTPPIPPLPKLTVAPIPPSRDTGSAGYPSLPLTAPAPPSREEQPLNVPTPPRRENDSNDEEESPTP; via the exons ATGTGGATGAAGATCTGTACGGTGTTGGTGCTGGCGGGGGCAGCTACAGCGCTTTTAGAAGGGCCTAATGTTTGTACCAGACAAGAAcc ATATACAACAACAATAAGGGTATCCCAGCAACAGCCTTATCAAGTAAAGGAGTATTCGTGGTGCTTAAATGTTCCGCCGCGTTGtacaaagtacaaaataaaatttaaacaagtgTTTAAAACGGAAGCGTTGGTGAAGTACAGACCGGTGGAGGAGTGTTGCTCGGGGTATGCGCCGGACGCGCAGGGCGAGCAGTGCGTGCCGGTGTGCGCCGACGCATGCGTGCACGGCAAGTGCGTCGCGCCCAACACGTGCTCCTGCGCGCACGGCTACGGCGGACCCGCCTGCGACATAT CGTGTCCCGATGGCAAGTGGGGTCGTAACTGTCAGAACGAGTGTCGCTGCCTGAACGGGGGCACGTGCGAGCCGCTGTCGGGcgagtgcgcgtgcgcagcgggATGGCGCGGCGATGCGTGCGAACGGCCGTGCTCGCCGCCCAGGTACGGCGACGCGTGCGCCGAGACCTGCCGCTGTCGCAACAACGCCACCTGCCACCACGCCAGCGGCGCCTGCTCCTGTCCGCCAGGGTTCACCGGACCGCT CTGCGAAGAAGTATGTCCAGTTCCTCATGTAGCGTGTCCACAAAACTGTCGCTGTCAAAACAACGGCACTTGTCATATATTATCTGGCGAATGTGAATGCACTGCTGGATGGACTGGCGAAGTGTGTGCCAATAA ATGTCCTGCGGGCAGATGGGGAGACTCATGTGAAAACATTTGTCAATGTGCCAATGGTGCCAGTTGTCATCATGTTACCGGGCGCTGTCAATGTGAAGCTGGATTTATCGGTGAGAAG TGCCTAGACATCTGTCCGGTGGGTACGTACGGCGTGGAGTGTTCTAAGAAATGCTTGTGTGAGCACGGCGGCGAGTGTAATCCGCGAGACGGCTCCTGCGCATGCCGGCCCGGCTGGGCGGGCGACCGCTGCGAGCGACGCGCCTGCGCCGACGGCAAGTGGGGGCCGCACTGCGAACACGACTGCGACTGCAACCCGGAAACTACTGAAAT gTGCGACCCGTGGTCGGGCGCGTGCTCGTGCGTGGCGGGGTGGGGCGGCGACGCGTGCGCGCGGCAGTGCCCGATGCTCACCTACGGCAAGGGCTGCCGCTACACCTGCCGCTGCGAGAACAACGGCCACTGCTCGCCGATTAACg GATCTTGCCTGTGTGCGCCGGGGTACCGCGGGCTGCGCTGCGAGGAGCCGTGTCCCGCGCCATACTACGGCGACAACTGCGCCGACAAATGCGACTGCCACAACAACGCCACCTGCTCGCATGAAACCGGAATTTGCGAATGTAAACCGGG CTTTTTCGGGTTAAACTGTGATCGACCATGCGACGGCAAGACCTTCGGCGCATACTGCAGGCAGCAATGTCAATGTGAAAACGATGCACCTTGTAATCCCGTCACTG GCGCGTGCGTGTGCGGCGCGGGGTACCGCGGCGCGCGCTGCGAGCGGCGGTGCGCGGCGGGCTGGTTCGGGCAGCAGTGCGCGACGCGCTGCGACTgcggcgcgcacgccgccgGCTGCCACCACGTCACCGGACAGTGCCTCTGCGACCCGCCCTGGAGAG gTACGAACAGCACTTGTGACCCGGTGACCGGCAAGTACACCTGTCCCAGCGGGTACACGGGCGACACGTGCGAGTTCCCGTGTCCGCTCGGCAGCTACGGGTTGAACTGCGCACAGAAATGCGACTGCAAGAACGGCGCCGACTGCCACCATGTTACGG GCGAGTGCCAGTGCGTGCCGGGCTGGCGCGGGCGGCGCTGCGCGGAGGCGTGCGGCGCGGGCTGGTGGGGCGCGGCGTGCTCGCAGCCCTGCCGCTGCGCGCGCGGCGCCGCCTGCCGCGCCAGCGACGGCTACTGCCGCTGCCCGCCCGGCTACACCGGACACTACTGCACGCAGT TCTGTCCGGAAGGCTACTTCGGTGACCACTGTATGGAGGCGTGCAACTGTTCGTCGACGGGCAACTGGGCGTGCGACCCGATACAGGGCTGCGTTTGTCAGCGCGGGTTCATCGGTGATAACTGCGACGTGCACGCCAAGGACGCCATCGTCATCGGAAAAGCATCTG CAGGTTCGACGAACAGCGGGCTGGTGGCAGTGATGATAATCCTGGCGCTGCTGTGCGCCGCCGCGGCCGTGCTCGTGCTGCTCTACTACCGCAACCGCGTGCGCAACCTCAAGCGAGAGATCGCGCACGTGCACTACACCGCCGACCCCAACTCGCAACCCG AGCAACAGCACTTTGACAACCCGGTATACTCGTTCCAAAGTTCGACGCGTAGTGACGACTCGGCCACACTGCTCAACAACGCGACACAGTTCGTTAACAATCTCGGCCCGAGTAAACTAAGCAACACCGCTATGGAGAAACTGAGAATGCAATCCTCGAGCTCTAGCGATA cTTATGACCCACTATCGTCGCTGAAGAATAAGGACGCAGATGCAAATAATCCAAATTTGTATCAATATGTTGATGATAACAAATTGGACCACGTTTACGACGAAATCAAACATAAGGAGGGATAtg AAATGGAATACGACCATCTGAACTACACACCGCCCGCTAACAAGTGGAAGCCGCATTATCACAGGATGGCGAACGGATTTACCACGCCCAACACGCAGTCGACTTCAGAGTCTCGCGAGGACACCCCCACCCCTACGCCACCCATTCCCCCACTGCCCAAGCTAACAGTGGCCCCTATTCCCCCTAGCAGGGACACCGGGAGCGCAGGCTACCCCTCACTTCCCCTCACCGCCCCTGCCCCTCCGAGCAGAGAGGAACAGCCCCTCAACGTACCCACTCCTCCCCGCAGAGAAAACGACTCCAACGACGAGGAGGAATCTCCAACACCGTGA